The following are encoded in a window of Anoplopoma fimbria isolate UVic2021 breed Golden Eagle Sablefish chromosome 3, Afim_UVic_2022, whole genome shotgun sequence genomic DNA:
- the LOC129089187 gene encoding apolipoprotein D-like: MKAMQVLSLTLLSVLAASAQLLKFGKCPKPAVQANFDASQYIGKWYEIMKLPTRFQKGECGTATYSLKSPGVIGVLNSELLDDGTINSIVGSAKVKNPSEPAKLEVSFFEGTPPGPYWVLSSDYEGHSLVYGCADYGLFRIELSWILSREPTLSEETVEELHGILSSIGLDVNKMVPTNQNETYCAAMNQ; this comes from the exons ATGAAGGCCATGCAGGTGCTTTCCTTGACGCTGCTGTCTGTTCTGGCAGCCAGCGCTCAGCTGTTGAAGTTCGGCAAATGTCCCAAACCAGCTGTTCAGGCCAACTTTGATGCTTCACAG taCATCGGTAAGTGGTATGAGATCATGAAGCTGCCAACACGCTTCCAGAAAGGAGAGTGCGGCACTGCCACCTACAGCCTGAAGAGTCCTGGAGTCATCGGGGTCCTCAACAGTGAGCTGCT TGACGATGGAACCATTAATTCTATCGTCGGCTCTGCCAAGGTCAAGAACCCCTCTGAGCCTGCCAAGCTAGAGGTTTCCTTCTTTGAAG GAACTCCTCCTGGTCCCTACTGGGTGCTGTCCAGCGACTACGAGGGTCACTCTCTGGTCTACGGCTGTGCCGACTACGGCCTGTTCCGCATTGAGCTTTCCTGGATCCTGAGCAGAGAGCCCACTCTGTCTGAGGAGACCGTCGAGGAGCTGCACGGCATCCTGTCCTCCATCGGATTAGATGTGAATAAGATGGTCCCCACCAACCAGAATGAGACTTACTGCGCCGCCATGAACCAGTAA
- the apoda.1 gene encoding apolipoprotein Da, duplicate 1, with amino-acid sequence MKLFFVVVFAFIVPLIRAQVPHWGPCPEPEVQPAFNLKQFMGRWFEITKLPAQFEKGRCIETNFTLKTDNSIRVVSSEILKSELRKIEGTGVIEDMKNPAKLGITYSYVLPYSPYWILSTDYENSALVYSCTDILRIFHVDFAWILGRTRTLPEATVQKAMDIFAKNNIDVSRMIPSRQKDCDKTL; translated from the exons atgaagttattttttgttgtagtttttgcCTTCATCGTCCCGCTCATCAGGGCTCAGGTTCCCCATTGGGGTCCATGTCCAGAGCCAGAGGTTCAACCGGCCTTCAACCTTAAACAG TTCATGGGAAGATGGTTTGAAATTACCAAACTGCCGGCCCAGTTTGAGAAGGGCCGGTGCATTGAAACCAATTTCACTTTGAAGACAGACAACTCCATTCGAGTGGTCAGCTCTGAAATACT aaaatcagaGCTGAGGAAAATCGAAGGGACTGGAGTCATAGAGGATATGAAGAATCCGGCTAAACTGGGAATAACTTATTCTTACG TCCTGCCCTACTCCCCTTACTGGATCCTGTCCACTGACTACGAGAACTCGGCCCTGGTGTATTCCTGCACTGACATCCTGAGGATTTTCCACGTCGACTTCGCCTGGATCCTGGGCCGGACACGAACCCTGCCGGAAGCCACCGTCCAGAAAGCCATGGATATCTTCGCGAAGAACAACATCGACGTGAGCAGGATGATTCCCAGCAGGCAGAAGGACTGTGACAAAACTCTCTGA